One window from the genome of Macaca fascicularis isolate 582-1 chromosome 7, T2T-MFA8v1.1 encodes:
- the NOVA1 gene encoding RNA-binding protein Nova-1 isoform X5 codes for MEQSGAWVQLSQKPDGINLQERVVTVSGEPEQNRKAVELIIQKIQEDPQSGSCLNISYANVTGPVANSNPTGSPYANTAEVLPTAAAAAGLLGHANLAGVAAFPAVLSGFTGNDLVAITSALNTLASYGYNLNTLGLGLSQAAATGALAAAAASANPAAAAANLLATYASEASASGSTAGGTAGTFALGSLAAATAATNGYFGAASPLAASAILGTEKSTDGSKDVVEIAVPENLVGAILGKGGKTLVEYQELTGARIQISKKGEFVPGTRNRKVTITGTPAATQAAQYLITQRITYEQGVRAANPQKVG; via the coding sequence ATGGAGCAGTCAGGGGCTTGGGTGCAGCTTTCCCAGAAACCTGATGGGATCAACTTGCAAGAGAGGGTTGTCACTGTGAGTGGAGAACCTGAACAAAACCGAAAAGCTGTTGAACTTATCATCCAGAAGATACAAGAGGATCCACAAAGTGGCAGCTGTCTCAATATCAGTTATGCCAATGTGACAGGTCCAGTGGCAAATTCCAATCCAACCGGATCTCCTTATGCAAACACTGCTGAGGTGTTACCAACTGCTGCAGCAGCCGCAGGGCTATTAGGACATGCTAACCTTGCTGGCGTTGCAGCCTTTCCAGCAGTTTTATCTGGCTTCACAGGCAATGACCTGGTAGCCATCACCTCTGCACTTAATACATTAGCCAGCTATGGATATAATCTCAACACATTAGGTTTAGGTCTCAGTCAAGCAGCAGCAACAGGGGCTTTGGCTGCAGCAGCTGCCAGTGCCaacccagcagcagcagcagccaatTTATTGGCCACCTATGCCAGTGAAGCCTCAGCCAGTGGCAGCACAGCTGGTGGTACGGCGGGGACATTTGCATTAGGTAGCCtggctgctgctactgctgcaaCCAATGGATATTTTGGAGCTGCTTCTCCCCTAGCTGCCAGTGCCATTCTAGGAACAGAAAAATCCACAGATGGATCCAAGGATGTAGTTGAAATAGCAGTGCCAGAAAACTTAGTTGGTGCAATACTTGGCAAAGGAGGGAAAACATTAGTGGAATACCAGGAGTTGACTGGTGCAAGGATACAGATCTCCAAAAAAGGAGAATTCGTACCTGGCACAAGGAATCGGAAGGTAACCATTACTGGAACACCAGCTGCAACACAGGCTGCTCAATATTTAATTACACAAAGGATCACATATGAGCAAGGAGTTCGGGCTGCCAATCCTCAGAAAGTGGGTTGA